One part of the Osmerus mordax isolate fOsmMor3 chromosome 18, fOsmMor3.pri, whole genome shotgun sequence genome encodes these proteins:
- the LOC136962353 gene encoding transcription termination factor 1a, mitochondrial produces the protein MTLLPGVKTLMRLQRVPLGAFRLLCTISPAKVTSICLPRQLCTNADSGTESKPASDPENESLLESLTFMGVDVKMVRERQPGVLRKVVTNEQGLAKFLKSKGSSDKVIAGIISRFPRAITRSGDHLEQRWELWRSVFQSDAEIISILDRSPESFFRSSDNDNLGKNILFLSSLGLTSKHLHRLLTSAPRTFSNSVALNMQMVEFLGDVCEELGGDDPRKFAKDVICRNLYVLIRSTRRVHANIEMLKSLLDLSDSEMLDFLQGSGAQILDLSNEYLRNNFMNLQQKLWSCGCREDQFKRMIVSQPSMLYIGPENLISKIDCLLKGGISLKQILEKPRVLEFSKQNITERLEELHKIGYDFEKSSIGVLNCSRKRFDAKLQRLAPAQK, from the coding sequence ATGACGTTGTTGCCAGGAGTCAAGACGCTAATGCGACTACAGAGAGTTCCGTTAGGTGCATTCAGACTGCTCTGCACCATATCTCCTGCCAAAGTGACTTCCATATGCCTTCCCAGACAGCTTTGCACCAACGCAGACAGTGGCACCGAGTCTAAGCCTGCTTCAGATCCGGAGAACGAGTCCTTGCTGGAGAGCTTAACCTTCATGGGTGTGGACGTTAAGATGGTTCGCGAGCGCCAACCTGGCGTGCTACGCAAAGTCGTCACCAACGAACAGGGCCTGGCGAAATTCCTCAAGAGCAAAGGCTCCAGCGACAAAGTCATCGCCGGCATCATCTCCCGCTTCCCTCGCGCCATCACGCGCTCCGGTGACCACCTGGAGCAGCGCTGGGAACTGTGGAGAAGTGTCTTCCAGAGCGACGCCGAAATCATCAGCATCCTCGACCGCTCCCCGGAATCCTTCTTCCGCTCGAGCGACAACGACAACTTGGGGAAGAACATCCTGTTCCTGAGTTCGCTCGGCCTGACCTCCAAGCACCTGCATCGCCTGCTCACCTCGGCGCCGCGGACGTTCTCTAACAGCGTGGCGCTCAACATGCAGATGGTCGAGTTTCTTGGAGACGTGTGCGAAGAGCTGGGCGGGGACGACCCGAGGAAGTTCGCCAAAGATGTGATTTGCCGCAACCTGTACGTTCTGATCCGGAGCACCAGGAGAGTCCATGCGAACATCGAGATGTTGAAATCCTTGCTTGACCTGAGTGACTCAGAAATGCTCGATTTCCTGCAAGGATCCGGGGCTCAAATCCTGGACCTGTCGAACGAGTATCTGAGAAACAACTTCATGAACCTTCAGCAGAAGCTGTGGTCTTGTGGCTGTCGCGAGGACCAGTTTAAAAGAATGATTGTTAGTCAACCATCTATGTTGTACATTGGCCCGGAGAATTTAATATCTAAAATAGACTGTCTTTTAAAAGGAGGAATCAGTTTGAAACAGATATTGGAGAAACCCAGAGTTCTGGAGTTCAGTAAACAGAACATTACGGAGCGACTGGAGGAGTTACATAAGATCGGATACGACTTTGAAAAGAGCAGCATTGGTGTCTTGAACTGCAGCAGGAAACGTTTTGATGCCAAGTTACAGAGACTTGCTCCGGCACAGAAATAA
- the LOC136961963 gene encoding frizzled-1-like, translated as MLFHISFVFILGLLGAVNSQYGERGMSIPEHGFCQPISIPLCTDIAYNETIMPNLLGHTNQEDAGLEVHQFYPLVKVQCSPDLKFFLCSMYAPVCTVLEQALPPCRSLCERARQGCEALMNKFGFQWPDSLACESFPVHGAGELCVGQNMSDSAPMKPTMDVTEAPHGHRSVKEEFKCPISLRVPPYLNYRFMGDDDCGAPCEPSKPYGMMYFNEEELKFARIWIGIWSVLCCASTLFTVLTYLVDMKRFSYPERPIIFLSGCYTMVSMAYIAGFLLEDKVVCNDRFDSDLRTVVQGTKKEGCTILFMMLYFFSMASSVWWVILALTWFLSAGMKWGHEAIEANSQYFHLAAWAVPAVKTITILAVGQVDGDVLSGVCFVGINSVGALRGFVLAPLFIYLFLGTSFLLAGFVSLFRIRTIMKHDGTKTEKLEKLMVRIGIFSVLYTVPATIVIACYFYEQAFREQWEKSWVSRTCKNYAVPCPAHHHPQTSPDFTVFMIKYLMTLVVGITSGFWIWSSKTLNSWRRFYTRLASTKQGDTTV; from the coding sequence ATGCTTTTTCATATATCGTTTGTTTTTATTCTTGGACTTTTGGGAGCAGTGAACAGTCAGTATGGCGAGCGGGGAATGTCCATCCCCGAGCACGGCTTCTGCCAACCAATTTCCATCCCACTCTGTACGGACATTGCTTACAACGAGACAATTATGCCGAATTTACTTGGACATACTAACCAGGAGGACGCGGGGCTGGAAGTGCACCAGTTTTACCCGCTAGTAAAAGTGCAGTGCTCCCCTGACCTCAAGTTTTTCCTGTGCTCCATGTATGCCCCTGTGTGTACGGTGCTCGAACAAGCTCTGCCTCCGTGTAGGTCgctgtgtgagagagcaaggCAAGGTTGCGAGGCACTGATGAACAAATTCGGGTTCCAGTGGCCGGACAGTCTTGCTTGTGAATCTTTTCCCGTTCACGGAGCTGGCGAGCTGTGCGTGGGACAGAACATGTCTGACAGCGCGCCCATGAAACCCACCATGGATGTAACAGAAGCGCCTCACGGCCATAGGAGCGTAAAGGAGGAATTTAAATGCCCGATTTCCTTGCGGGTACCCCCGTATTTAAACTATCGTTTCATGGGGGATGATGATTGCGGTGCGCCTTGTGAACCGTCGAAACCGTATGGAATGATGTACTTCAACGAGGAAGAGTTGAAATTCGCCAGGATTTGGATCGGCATATGGTCAGTGTTGTGTTGCGCATCCACCTTGTTCACAGTTCTGACATACCTGGTGGACATGAAGAGATTCAGCTACCCTGAGAGACCCATTATCTTCCTCTCTGGCTGCTACACCATGGTTTCCATGGCATACATAGCCGGTTTCTTGCTCGAGGATAAAGTGGTTTGTAATGACAGATTTGACAGTGACCTAAGAACAGTTGTCCAAGGTACTAAAAAGGAAGGATGCACCATTTTGTTCATGATGTTATACTTTTTCAGCATGGCGAGCTCTGTCTGGTGGGTCATTCTGGCACTGACCTGGTTCTTGTCTGCTGGTATGAAATGGGGGCATGAGGCCATCGAGGCGAACTCCCAGTATTTCCACCTGGCAGCGTGGGCGGTGCCCGCTGTCAAAACCATCACCATCCTAGCGGTGGGCCAGGTGGACGGGGATGTGTTGAGTGGCGTGTGCTTTGTGGGCATCAACAGTGTGGGCGCTCTGAGAGGATTCGTCCTGGCACCTCTTTTCATCTACCTTTTCCTTGGTACCTCTTTCCTCCTGGCcggctttgtctctctcttccggATCCGAACTATCATGAAGCACGACGGCACCAAAACCGAAAAGCTCGAGAAGCTTATGGTCCGCATCGGAATTTTCAGCGTTCTCTACACCGTTCCAGCCACTATCGTCATCGCTTGTTATTTTTACGAGCAGGCATTTAGGGAACAGTGGGAAAAGAGTTGGGTTAGTCGGACTTGTAAGAACTACGCCGTCCCTTGCCCAGCTCACCACCATCCTCAGACGTCCCCAGACTTCACCGTGTTCATGATCAAGTACTTGATGACTCTGGTCGTGGGCATCACTTCCGGGTTCTGGATCTGGTCAAGCAAAACCCTTAACTCCTGGAGGAGATTCTATACAAGACTCGCGAGCACAAAACAGGGTGACACGACAGTGTGA